In Ctenopharyngodon idella isolate HZGC_01 chromosome 1, HZGC01, whole genome shotgun sequence, a single genomic region encodes these proteins:
- the si:dkey-22n8.3 gene encoding uncharacterized protein si:dkey-22n8.3 isoform X1, translating into MFAIMSFQRVRRLRGLKFLWVEGSWIQRKVPPLTPLCNKANNVKKPVRYTSIKKAKPKTIIDIARILQQKTKETKERKQSVIPAAALKAATSTTKPATPNQLNDQSDAKATIVSNAKVQTSSSTLPAIVTVECSSESAVPVDTKPVQYIVDIVAVTGSSLNVASKLPVAASRTFCETTPDTVLIDSDVDFAYSKCADQMAMEGLHNKTYIKISHAKDVAPNAVDSGVELPTSNAPQEASTQEDTTTNISRVPELSSANTKEVSQSSEDVVFASKKLTPEVDEIVNMSEVMVTSKVIATPEVSSAHEDGHLEESFSDSEVVAVTNASTFVNIAHAQYSSQPSQSQDFIAPNWPSNVNADKTPSSQEIINQAVGSFPVAAAESIIDISSAEAVAVACGKVPTLREVCHEEAVPVSDPIPEVSLFKSTEDLTVVETISASLSKAVKVDDMSVMSGDAQSSINLKDPILAQTDILEEEMQKEEAFEELPEAQLDPIQRLFLDKIREYSTKSQASGGLVDAGPEYEKAFNEELTKLQRLYGGGDLKPVLDESGSK; encoded by the exons ATGTTCGCAATTATGTCCTTCCAGAGAGTTCGGCGTTTGAGGGGTTTGAAG TTCCTTTGGGTGGAAGGTTCTTGGATTCAAAGGAAAGTTCCTCCATTGACACCGCTCTGCAATAAGGCAAATAATGTCAAGAAGCCTGTCAGATATACAAGTATAA AGAAAGCGAAACCAAAAACTATAATCGATATTGCCAGAATACTGCAGCAAAAGACAAAGGAGACCAAAGAGAGGAAACAATCGGTGATCCCTGCTGCTGCATTGAAAGCTGCTACAAGTACAACCAAACCGGCTACACCAAATCAATTGAATGACCAGAGTGATGCCAAAGCAACCATTGTTTCCAATGCAAAAGTTCAAACTTCTTCCAGCACCCTTCCAGCAATTGTTACTGTGGAATGTTCTTCAGAATCTGCTGTTCCTGTGGACACTAAACCTGTTCAGTACATTGTAGATATAGTAGCAGTTACAGGTTCTTCTCTGAATGTGGCCTCCAAATTGCCTGTAGCAGCGAGCAGAACTTTCTGTGAAACCACACCTGACACTGTCCTAATAGATTCTGATGTGGATTTTGCATATTCAAAATGTGCTGACCAAATGGCCATGGAAGGTCTGCATAATAAGACATACATTAAAATATCACATGCAAAAGATGTAGCACCCAACGCTGTTGATTCAGGTGTAGAGTTGCCCACTAGTAATGCTCCACAAGAGGCTTCAACTCAAGAAGATACGACTACAAATATCAGTCGAGTTCCTGAGCTGTCTTCAGCAAACACCAAAGAAGTCAGTCAATCTTCTGAGGATGTTGTTTTTGCCTCTAAAAAACTTACACCAGAAGTAGATGAAATAGTTAATATGTCTGAAGTTATGGTGACCTCCAAAGTTATAGCAACTCCTGAAGTTTCATCTGCGCATGAGGACGGTCATCTGGAAGAGTCATTTTCTGATTCAGAAGTTGTTGCAGTGACCAATGCATCAACGTTTGTAAACATAGCACATGCGCAGTACTCTTCACAACCTTCTCAATCTCAAGACTTTATAGCTCCCAACTGGCCTTCAAATGTCAATGCAGACAAAACACCCTCTAGCCAAGAGATCATCAATCAAGCAGTCGGCTCATTTCCAGTTGCCGCAGCTGAGTCCATAATAGATATTTCAAGTGCTGAAGCTGTGGCAGTTGCCTGTGGTAAAGTTCCAACCCTTCGAGAAGTTTGTCATGAAGAAGCCGTTCCAGTGTCTGACCCAATCCCAGAAGTCTCTTTATTTAAATCCACTGAGGATCTAACTGTTGTTGAGACCATATCTGCGTCTCTAAGTAAAGCCGTAAAGGTAGATGATATGTCAGTAATGTCTGGTGATGCTCAAAGCTCCATCAATCTGAAGGACCCAATTCTAGCACAAACTGACATTTTAGAGGAAGAGATGCAGAAAGAGGAAGCATTTGAAGAGTTGCCTGAGG CACAGCTTGATCCAATACAGAGACTCTTTCTCGACAAGATACGGGAATACTCCACAAAGAGCCA AGCCTCTGGTGGCCTTGTAGATGCTGGGCCAGAATATGAGAAAGCTTTCAATGAAGAACTAACCAAACTCCAGAGACTCTATGGGGGTGGAGACTTAA agcCTGTACTGGATGAAAGCGGCTCAAAATGA
- the si:dkey-22n8.3 gene encoding uncharacterized protein si:dkey-22n8.3 isoform X2, producing the protein MAMEGLHNKTYIKISHAKDVAPNAVDSGVELPTSNAPQEASTQEDTTTNISRVPELSSANTKEVSQSSEDVVFASKKLTPEVDEIVNMSEVMVTSKVIATPEVSSAHEDGHLEESFSDSEVVAVTNASTFVNIAHAQYSSQPSQSQDFIAPNWPSNVNADKTPSSQEIINQAVGSFPVAAAESIIDISSAEAVAVACGKVPTLREVCHEEAVPVSDPIPEVSLFKSTEDLTVVETISASLSKAVKVDDMSVMSGDAQSSINLKDPILAQTDILEEEMQKEEAFEELPEAQLDPIQRLFLDKIREYSTKSQASGGLVDAGPEYEKAFNEELTKLQRLYGGGDLSEFPEFKFSEPVLDESGSK; encoded by the exons ATGGCCATGGAAGGTCTGCATAATAAGACATACATTAAAATATCACATGCAAAAGATGTAGCACCCAACGCTGTTGATTCAGGTGTAGAGTTGCCCACTAGTAATGCTCCACAAGAGGCTTCAACTCAAGAAGATACGACTACAAATATCAGTCGAGTTCCTGAGCTGTCTTCAGCAAACACCAAAGAAGTCAGTCAATCTTCTGAGGATGTTGTTTTTGCCTCTAAAAAACTTACACCAGAAGTAGATGAAATAGTTAATATGTCTGAAGTTATGGTGACCTCCAAAGTTATAGCAACTCCTGAAGTTTCATCTGCGCATGAGGACGGTCATCTGGAAGAGTCATTTTCTGATTCAGAAGTTGTTGCAGTGACCAATGCATCAACGTTTGTAAACATAGCACATGCGCAGTACTCTTCACAACCTTCTCAATCTCAAGACTTTATAGCTCCCAACTGGCCTTCAAATGTCAATGCAGACAAAACACCCTCTAGCCAAGAGATCATCAATCAAGCAGTCGGCTCATTTCCAGTTGCCGCAGCTGAGTCCATAATAGATATTTCAAGTGCTGAAGCTGTGGCAGTTGCCTGTGGTAAAGTTCCAACCCTTCGAGAAGTTTGTCATGAAGAAGCCGTTCCAGTGTCTGACCCAATCCCAGAAGTCTCTTTATTTAAATCCACTGAGGATCTAACTGTTGTTGAGACCATATCTGCGTCTCTAAGTAAAGCCGTAAAGGTAGATGATATGTCAGTAATGTCTGGTGATGCTCAAAGCTCCATCAATCTGAAGGACCCAATTCTAGCACAAACTGACATTTTAGAGGAAGAGATGCAGAAAGAGGAAGCATTTGAAGAGTTGCCTGAGG CACAGCTTGATCCAATACAGAGACTCTTTCTCGACAAGATACGGGAATACTCCACAAAGAGCCA AGCCTCTGGTGGCCTTGTAGATGCTGGGCCAGAATATGAGAAAGCTTTCAATGAAGAACTAACCAAACTCCAGAGACTCTATGGGGGTGGAGACTTAAGTGAGTTCCCAGAATTTAAGTTCTCCG agcCTGTACTGGATGAAAGCGGCTCAAAATGA
- the pknox1.2 gene encoding homeobox protein PKNOX1, translating to MPADIANFHIPHTSSFSAPSHPLLLCPMQMQVGEQTAGQVEERLEEEEEEREEEESSSAPSEPQSPMEVYKTAIYRHPLFPLLALLFEKCEQSTQSSECVTSASFDVDIENFVRNQEKEGKAFFSEDPDLDNLMVKAIQVLRIHLLELEKVNDLCKDFCSRYIACLKTKMNSETLLSGEPGSPYSPTQTQPPSSFSGAMNSQGIVVPASALQQGNVTVTTVNPTQVVTGGTVYQPVTVVTPQGQVVTQTLSPGTIRIQNSQLQLQLNQDLSFFSQEDSSSKAKRGILPKHATNVMRSWLFQHIGHPYPTEDEKKQIALQTNLTLLQVNNWFINARRRILQPMLDASSSDTPKSKKKTPQTRPLQRFWPNSLASSVTQQQVTMEDGTTVTVGVGEDGLQTLSSDGATLAMQQVMMGGHSEDDDDEDDEEDEENDPSHSDMTRLGLETSDSL from the exons ATGCCAGCTGACATTGCTAACTTCCACATACCTCACACATCTTCATTCTCTGCCCCCTCCCACCCCCTGCTCCTCTGTCCCATGCAGATGCAAGTGGGAGAACAGACAGCGGGACAAGTGGAGGAGAGGttggaggaagaggaggaggagagagaggaagaggagagcAGCTCGGCACCGTCTGAGCCACAGTCTCCTATGGAGGTCTACAAGACGGCCATTTACAG ACACCCCTTGTTCCCCCTGTTGGCGCTGCTCTTTGAGAAATGCGAGCAATCCACTCAGAGCTCGGAGTGCGTGACCTCGGCCAGTTTCGATGTGGATATCGAGAACTTTGTGCGAAACCAGGAGAAAGAAGGCAAGGCGTTCTTCAGTGAGGACCCCGATTTGGACAATCTG ATGGTGAAGGCCATCCAGGTGTTACGGATTCACCTGCTGGAGCTGGAGAAGGTTAATGACCTGTGTAAAGATTTCTGCAGCCGCTACATCGCCTGCCTCAAGACCAAGATGAACAGTGAGACTCTGCTCAGCGGGGAGCCAGGAAGTCCCTACTCCCCAACACAGACACAG CCGCCCAGCTCGTTCTCTGGAGCCATGAATTCACAAGGTATTGTAGTACCAGCATCGGCTTTACAACAGGGCAACGTTACTGTCACAACTGTAAACCCCACACAGGTGGTAACAG GTGGTACAGTATATCAGCCCGTTACAGTTGTTACTCCACAGGGGCAGGTGGTCACACAGACTCTGTCACCTGGAACAATACGCATCCAAAACTCACAG CTTCAGTTACAGCTGAACCAGGATCTGAGCTTTTTCAGTCAGGAGGACAGCTCGTCTAAGGCCAAGAGAGGCATCCTGCCCAAACATGCCACCAACGTCATGCGTTCTTGGCTCTTCCAGCACATTGGT CACCCCTATCCTACAGAAGATGAGAAGAAACAGATTGCCCTGCAGACCAACCTCACACTGCTGCAGGTTAACAACTG GTTTATTAACGCTCGGCGACGGATCCTTCAACCCATGCTGGACGCCAGCTCCTCAGACACACCTAAGAGCAAAAAGAAGACGCCCCAGACGCGCCCCCTACAACGCTTCTGGCCCAACTCCCTCGCCTCCTCTGTGACCCAGCAACAGGTCACCATGGAGGACG GTACCACGGTAACAGTCGGTGTGGGTGAGGACGGTCTACAGACGCTTTCATCAGATGGAGCTACGCTGGCCATGCAGCAGGTCATGATGGGAGGTCACAGCGAGGATGATGACGACGAAGATGACGAAGAGGATGAGGAAAATGATCCTTCTCACTCCGACATGACCAGGCTGGGCCTGGAGACCAGCGACTCCCTGTAG